The sequence GCGTGAGCCAATTGTAAgtgatttttgtgattttttttcgttgctAAAAGGTGTAGATTACAAAGCAATCTGTATTAAAGAGTTATGTATCTATATTTTATACCTTTTCTTATCAACTACACTCTCATCCACATCCTCAGAAAGTAACTCGGCTGCGGTAACTAACCTGCAATAACAATCAGTGCAATTAATACGAGCAATtgttctacatacatatattttagtaCTTGTAGATTGGTCGTTGCGTCTTAGTATCGAAATCCTGTTGTTTAACTAAATGCAGCTCACGCCGTTTAGCCAATTTTTGTGCTTCCTTCAAAGTTGTTATTGCGATCGATTGGTTGGGTTGGACGAGTGTTATTTTGGACAGGCTCTGTGGCTGCGCAGTACCCGCACTGCTCGAATCAGTCGCTGCACCGGTCTTCTTTGTGCGCATACAAGCCGATAGCTGCATATAGCGCAAAGGTCTAATGGATCTTTGAAAAATTTGGTTCATCTTAGAGCACTTTCACTTTTACTAGGACAAATAAATAGCGCCGCATACAATTACGAGgttcacttttttatatttttctttaaataaacagCTGTTCAAACAGCTGTAAACGGTTTAGTCTAGAAATGGTCGTGTGTGATTATCGATAATGTTATCAATAATATCGGGCTTACCCAAAATATTCCAATGTGTGCGATTTTACATGgcaagatttttaaatatataaagaaagttgttataatttatttaactgtacaaatataaaataaagtaaacactAAAACAAGGTGGGTTGAATACCTGTAAACGTAACCACAATACCGCATTAGTGaacttttgcttatttattaatgtatttTCGATGAAAGAGTTCAGTTTTTGTGCCAAATTTTCATCACATGCAGGACGTTTTGATTTTCAGCTTCCACTCGAAGGAAAGCGCGACTATGGCTTATGTGCTGACACTCACCTACGCAAACGTACGCtcgtatcagctgacacgatgaaactaatgagagccccatgtaaatgaatgcTCACCACCGTTCTGtgtcgtagtatcgtagatcgttGTTTTATCGTGTTagctgatacgggcgtacgtttacATTGGCaagtgtgagcaccattaccgtgaatatatatttaatgcaAGAACGTCTCGTGAGTGATATGAACGTCTCAAGAGCgacaattttgaatttgaaggtTGACATTGCGGTGGAAGACAGAAAATTATCGAGGATTCAGAATTGGGGGCATTACGTAATGAAGACTCATATGAAACGCAAAAAGAATTGGCAGAATCTTTGTGAGTGACTCAACAACCCATTTCATAACATCTCAAATCCATGGAAAAGTTGAAAGGCGTTTCCTAACTTGTGAGCAGCTGCTTCAAAGTAACAGAGGACGCATAATGCTTGTCCAAACAGTATGTTAAGGGgttagtcagaggcccgaatgatgattttcaatcatttttttgctagtcaattgatttattttacaaaaataaaaacatagcattaatacatcgtgtttcgacttaaaaaaaaaattaataattgtaaaacttatcggtgtttgtgtggagcctcTTTCTCCAGAACTCCCTTGCGGTGATCCCCACAagcccttggagattcatctaaaatcaatcgtacaagagatcgaagcttttttgttttttttttcataattaacaatatggcggcctcagaaaatattttcaacactttcaaggaaaaaacctagaattaattgttaaaaaaattgaaatttattgtaaaaaaatccttcgatcaggcacgagtttattatgtttttcaaaagcagtatacattttattaaaatctaccaagcggtttttaagttacagtgatcaccaattcaaaaaacatagctttgagaaaaacgcatttaaagttttgctatcgagctccggagcgcactttgttaatagttgaataactcgaaaagtatttatcggattcacttcaaattttcgcacaatatttttaagatattatactaaaataaatccaatgttttgaaaattctgactacccctactCCCTTAACGGTTGTGCTTTGTATTTGGCGGAACCAACTGGATGGGATATATTATGAACTATTAGAACCTAGGCAGACCATGCAACATAATTAATGTATTTAAGACAAATACTAAAACCAAAACAGCATCAAAAGACACAACAAAGTTGTCCTTTGCCATTACAACGCTCAGCCTCATGCCGCAAAAGAGGTGAATAAATACTTAGAAACACTGACATGGGGGTTTTACCTCACCCGCAGTACTCTCCAGACGTTGCTCTCTCTTACTATAATTTATTTCGAATGATGACACATGCTCTGGCTagggtatgttcaacaatgcattataatgcgcaacataccatttcagagtgagcagtgcgttcaaaaatgcaaatatggcagtactgcaaatgcaacgcgttcttaaacgtcatttttgtatcaaaaatcgtgcattatttgcagcaaaaattttcacactgccaataaatacgctagtacaatgtctgatgaaaagtgggtatttaattatttattttagcttttaatacaaaaattgatgaaaaatacgatatttaaactttattttattatacttttcttggttttagtgattactttagtgcatcggagataaaattactgctcagagaattcattcgaaaatgagaataaaatatatcctcgggaaacgattttattgtttcaaaaaaagacttatttttgggtattttccattttgatattaaacttttgaaaagatatgtccttcttttaagctttacacggtttttttttcttaaatttaataaaagactatcggttttttcctcacatacatcgtccatgaccaaacttagtaacaattccattttactgcacagcgggttcataaatgcaacaaatctatttgcaatttttcaacaaatctatcagttgcatgaattgtcacattgacagtgctgccagcgctgcaagtactgcgcattataatgcgtttctgaacatagccCTAATCAGGCTGATCACTCttatgaataaatttataaatatgttaagacttttttaaaataacgggttgaaatttgacaaaaaaaacaaaaaaaaaatgacggaagcaaatttttacacttttttagaaccttgaataattaaaatttttagataataattaaatttttttagttagggttatattgtatatatcccctataaataataataataatacatttttttttatttagcagaattttatttcatataagaaCTTCCATTTGCATGTAGGTTGGTATAATTTGTATACGTGAACCcatgtttatataatatttagtagGGTACTTCATAGTTTAGGTTAcgtttacatatttttagcataaattctttttattaatattatataagtaaGATTTTCTAACATAACTTTCGTTTTCATTAATTGATACGTTTAACTGTAATTAATAACTTACGGGaacagaaataaattaaaagcacatacatatatctctagctgatattaataatttttgattatttgtttAACCAATACACTTACAACTTTAAAGGAattgtcattttattttatttacaaacagTAGCTACTAAACAATTAAAAGCAAAAGCTAAAACTCTTGGATACTCCTAAAATTAAACACTATAAAgcttcaaaataagtttataaattgcaaaattcaaaTGTCAAAATCTCAGGCATTGTATACTTAAAAtgctaataaattataattactaCAGTCGCCTTTGACTTCAAACCATTTTTGGAATGCAAACTTATGTAtgtgataaaaatataaataacaaaaatgtctATAGTTATCCCAATTGCACCCTAGTTAGTTGTAGACACTTACTAAGATTGACCATCAGTGCCAATTTAGACTCGCTGAATCTCGAAAAGTTTCACATCCGTATCATACCAtatagagggacctacattaCGTAGGTATATCACACCCCAAATGTAGGTTCGAAACCAGGCGGTTGTGCCAGCATTCGCCTGATACTTTCGTATAAGTATGGGATGTGGAACTGGCAGTAAGCCCACCAGTGTGCCGTGTTGtagaaatttcaatatttccgaCTCATCTGTCAAACCCTTATCAATACATATCTTCTCCACTTGTGGCACAAGCACCTGCAATAGTCGCATAATGGTTTGCAAGGGCAATTTCGAACGCCAGGATACGATCCATTCTGGTGTTGGAGTCCAATGATCAACCGACGCATTCGGCACCATACGTATACTGCCACGTGTTGCAACGGAGAGGCGAGACTGATTCTCTTTCGGTATAGAATTACCTTCGGTTGAATTGAGCGAAGTATTGCTACGACGCGATATATCGTGCCGATTTGGACTAGTTGGTGTGAGATTAATCTGCTCAAATTGAGAAATGTCTGAGGTTCCATCAATGGTGGGAGTTTGCGAGTCTTCGGTGCTAGGATGTGCGGCTTCGCGTTCCGTCATTTGGTTAATGGCAGGCGTTTCCAATAGCGATGTCTTCAATGTACCCGGCTCGGCAGGCATTGCTGGCATTGCACTTTCCTCTTGTGTTTCACTTTGTTTATCTTGCGATTCCGTTTCAGATTCACACTCCTCATCCTCAATATCAGCATCCAATTGACGACCGCTTAAAGCAGAGATATGCGCTGCATTCGAGTGGGGCACGGGTGGTATATTAAATTTACCAACTTTACGCCCACTTAAACATTTCGCGATGCCAGCCATGTCCGAGGGCAGATTTGCCATTGCGTGAAATACGTGTCGTTTGCGGATGATTGTATATACCAAGTTAGAATTGCCATCGAACTGGTACTGTATaatgttattgaaaatttcaagtaaaaagaaaaccaaGTGATGATTATTAGGCGCCGACAGCAGAAACCAAGGTGTGCTAAAGGCCTCTAGCAAATGCAAAAGCTTTACACTGGCCACCATTGACAGTGTCTTTAGATAAGGAGATACATTCACCAGTATAGTGAGTAGACAGTCAAAGAGCGGTTGTAGACGTTGGTGACCAGTAGCTATGATCTTATGGAAAACAGTTATGAGTAGATCAGCGTGGGTGCCCGTAAAAACTGGTATATCCATGGGTACCGTAGCGGTATACGGTTTATTCAAACGCACACCAAAATTGCGCTCGCCTGAAATAGATGattaatatttgatttattatacagattaaataaatttaaatacctgACAGTAGCAGGAGTATGAACACTCCAATATGCATGAGCCCCACTCGCGATTGATCCGCGCGCGAGTAGTTTAAATGGTATAGTATTGGTATTAGAATATCCAAAACATCAGAGCTTTTCAGCACAAAATACAGAAACTTCTTATTGAAATCGCATACTTTCCAGAATAGTATAAGCAACTCTTGATGACAATGTAGGCGTTTCGTCGAATTTGGTAAGTAATTTTGAAGAAGTGGATTGTTCAGCAAACGTGTTATACCCTTCAGAATGAAATGAAAGTCTTCGTCACGGTGCACACGTGAAAGATAATTGATAAACAAATTATCTCCGAAACCATCATCGTACGAGTTGACCGTCGGTGCAGCAGATGATGCAGCACGGCCTTGCACTTGTCGTTGCAACTCtaattgctgttgttggtgCATAATCATATCGTGATCTAATGTTACTATTAGCATCTGCAGGCAAGCCTCTACAAGCGGTTCGGTGGTGTCTGCAAATAGCAGATGGTTGTAAGGTACGCCCAAGCCCACTGGATCATACGCACACACTGTATTCAAAAGCGAGGTGAATAGAGGCAACGCATGACGATTATCAGCCGAGGTAAAGTAAGCTATCCACCTATTAGGCTCATCTGTTAAACTGTAGATGGTTTCCGAAAAGCAAGTAAGCAAGAGCTTTAAAATTTCTGCACGCCGCTTTTCCATATTGGTATTTTTTGGTGGTGAATGCGCGAAACCAACACCCGCCTCCCAGATGTATTCACAGCTATCGATATTAGCTAATTCCTCCGCTTTGTCGGGCCCCGCACGGCGCGTTGCTGTCACCGTGAAATCAgggcaaaataataaatcacaGAGTGCATTTATCAATGATTGTGCTAACGGTACAGGTTGTGGGCCTGGATGTCGTGGCGAATTTTCACGTAGAATATCAGCTGCATTAGCAGACGTGAGTGTATTGCGTGTAGGCAAACTACTCCAGAAAAACTCTCGCCATTTTTCATCTTCGAATATGTACGGCAATATTCGAATCAATAGACGCACACAATTCAACACACACTGCTGTTCCACATGTGTGCGACAACTGTTATCCACGGCCAGTGCCAACTTCTCGACAGCCTTGTAACACAACGTCGCCAAATTTGCCGGATTATCATTACGTATATTACGTATTTCTGCTGATGTGACTAAAGCGAAAACATCTTCTAGTGACGTTTGATGCCCATACCAAAACTGATCCCAAAATTGATCGTCGGTGTCATCAATTTTCTGGTTCTTCTGGGTGAGTTGTACGATGGCTTTGCGGAAGTTCAATTTTGAGTCGGAATTTCCCATATTGCGTATCCAAAAACCGCTTTTTAACTTAATTACAGCACAGAATTATTAACGTATGGCCAGGAAAATACTGGTCTGTATGTGAAATGGGCCAATTCTGTTATGAACAACTATATTTTAGCAATATTTTAACTTTTCACACGATTATTTTTTCAGATCATCGAAAAACACCAACGTAGAAAAAAGGGATTTTACTTTCATCTATCATTTTTAGGGTACTGCCAGATTGTAGATGCAAGGAAATGTGGTGAAAAATACAAAGGCTGGTgacaattttgttattgtttgaaTGAGTCTTTTTACTTTTGAGATTCGaaaaaatcagaatttttttcccTTTTACCGAATCTAGATAATAATAGGAGTTCATACTGAACAGAGTTTGCCGGAATAAGCAAGgctaatttgtttttcattcatCAGTTACTTCCctctaattaataattaaaacaatgAGTAACGGATCGACACCAAAGGAATATTCGCGCAGTTGAAGCAAAAAAAGTGTACCTAAATGACCACGGTTTTAGAGAGATCTTTCAGAATTGATAATCTTTTTATTCGTATGTTCCTTAACAGAACAACAAAATCACCTCTTACTTCTCCGCGCAAAATCGATAGTTGTTATAAGAATAATTCAATGGTAACCCTTTGGTTTACAGCAAAAACTTTTAACGTTAATGTAGATCTTTTGAAATAGAATAAACCGGTAGTAGTTTTAGTTGCAATTCTGTGAAGTTCATGTGAAACCACACAGCAACGCACACATTTTTACCTCTGCTAAAATATGGCGTATCCACTTTCATCTGAgcatattttgtgaaaaacCGGTCTAAAGTATAGATAATTCGAAGATAAGAATTTTGATAAGTTAGGTtcattaatatatattgtaataaaaagaaGCTGCGTTTGGGCATGCATACTGTATGAAAATTCAACATAATGAACACCACTTTTcggaaatttagatttttaaaacaccaaaagcgaccaaaatcaaataaagcgTCAACTTTGTTAGTTTTGCGCCGATTACTACAGTTAAGTGTTTTTATAACTATTCGGACACTGTATACGCTGCCAACATTTCTTATTTTGGTGTTATGTAATATTCGACTTTGGGCATATGCAATTTTTGGAAGTCAGTTAATGTAAATCTCGCTAACAATTTCTATTCGTAGCTCAATGGTAGTATCGGCATTGCTGCTCGAGGTGAGTAAGTTTTTTCTATACGGTATTACCATTTCAACTAGAACACATCAATAAACAGCTGTCAACTCAATCCTATTAACGAAACGTCATCACTTATTGTCTATCGAGTAAAAATTGTCTTGGTTGCGTggaaaaattgtgcattttcaaaataaatttgtctagGCATTCATAATGATGTGGAATAAATAAAGTGTCAATTGCAGTGAAGTGTGAGGCAACGGAAATAATTTGCAATAAAGAGATTCATTTGTTCACTGGTTGCAGTGCTAGaagaggtgtgtgtgtgtgtgtttgtgcttCTGCTGCGGTTACTTCCGTAGCACAGAAGGAAAATTTAATACAGACGCAACGgaataaaatctataaaaatgacATTACCTGGTAATGGAATCTTTGTTGTGCGCGAGCAAATGTCCACGCTGATGACAGCGATGCGGCGTGGCTCGCGATGGAACTCATCCGCTTACGTGGTAAGTTTgatgaaatatatatgtacaaatcaTTTATCTGGAACATATGTTGTGGTTaatgtgttggaattttatttattttctttatgcaGGACGAGGAGAAGGATAGTTTGATGAAAATGTTCGTTAATCTTAAAGAGATTTTAAGGAGCGTAGAGGATTTAAGATTAATAGAGCCTAATATATTTTTGGCGCCCTTCTTGGAGGTAATACGTACCGATGAGACGACGGGTGCGGTCACTAGTCTAGCGCTGGAGGCGATTAATGAATTTCTATCTTCAGGATtaataggtaaatttggaaaataatgGTTTATCAAGTGCAAAATTTTACAGAGCTGGcagtaaaatagtaaaaaaatgaacaaattagtaaacaaaaacaacattactCGTTACCGAGGCGGTCACTTGTGCGGTAAATATGCGACCGGGTTTTATATCCGATTAGGGAATATGGTTTTAGCCAAATTTCtccaaaatttttctgaaatgtttTATGCCGTTTTTAGAAtccctttttaaatttaatttcgagTGCCATCGAATAATAAATAACGAAATAAATTACCTactaaaaaatcacgaatttcaattcctttaaattttgtattatgttcAATTAtagacaaattattttttaattcctatAGATCCTACCTCACCCAACCTCGCCGTCACTGTTGAAAATGTCGTCGATGCTGTCACGCATGCTCGTTTCATGGGCACCGATCAGTCATCAGACGGCGTCACCCTCTTTTGCGTGGTCGAAGTTCTGCACACACTTATGCGTTCGCCCGAGGGTTCAGTACTAAGTAACGAAGCGGTTTGTGAAGTAATGCTCAGTTGctttaaaatttgctttgaaCCGCGCCTCAATGAGCTGTTGCGTCGTTATGCCAAAAAAGCGCTCAAGGATATGGTATGGCTTCTCTTCATGCGCCTGCCTCAATTCTCCGAAGATCGTAATGCAGCAAATGTTTTACGTAAATTCCAAATGATAGCTACCGCTATGGATCAGAGCAAAACCAAACAGCGAAAAAAGCCACCGAAAGGAGGGCAAGCATCGGTGGCAAAATCAGAAATTCAGCGTAAGTTATCAGCAACAGCTGCAGTGGATCCGCAGAGCCCACATTTGCAGGTGCCACACGTAAAAGCGGCACCCTTGGCCACTACACCTGCAACGCCGGCAGGCAATATACTCGatatgcagggaaaaattacgCATACGCCCACCACAGGGCAGGGAACTGTAGATGTTGAAGGTCCAGCAGAGCCTGCAATATATGTAGAACATTGTGGGGAGAATGCCGACGGCACGGAAGGTGGCGCGCAAACGCAACCGTTAATTGTTGCAGAGCAGCAATCAATCGATGGCGGCGCCATCTTAGCAACAACTGGGGTAGATAGCGAGGAAAACGTGTTACAGAGCAATAGTGGTGGAAGTAGTGAGTACATCAATTCGGTGGGTGTGCGTTTCACACAACAAAACTCGTTGGATGGCTCGGAAGGCGTCGGATCTTTGCTGCCCTATGGCCTACCATGCATACAGGAGTTGTTCCGATTTCTGATACTACTGTGCAATCCATTAGACAAACAGAATACGGACACCATGATTCATATGGGTTTGAGTTTGCTCACAGTGGCCTTCAAGGTGGGCGCAGATAACATTGGCAAATACGATACGCTGCTGGAGTTGGTTAAAGATGATTTGTGCAGAAATTTGTTTGCAGTAAGTGAATAATCGGCGGCAAATATGAAaggattactaattttctttttccttttagtTGATGAACTCAGAGCGTTTAACAATTTTTGCCGCTGATTTACAACTTTGCTTTCTGTTGTTCGAATCATTGCGCGGTCATTTGAAATTCCAATTGGAAGCCTACCTCAAGAAACTATCGGAGATTATATCAAGCGATAGTCCTAAAACACCTTATGAAATGCGTGAGCTCGCCTTGGATAATTTACTGCAGTTGTGGCGAATACCTGGTTTCGTCTCAGAACTGTACATCAATTATGACTGCGATTTATACTGCACTGACCTTCTCGAGGGACTTGTCAATTTACTCTCCAAATATACACTCTCCGCTACGAATGCGCTTTATAGCACACACATTATCTCACTGGAGACGCTGACTTCAATCATCGAGAGTATTGAACAAAATTGTGTTGCATCAAAGAATATTAGTAAGGATGATACTAATTCATATGCAGGCGTGTCCTCATCTAGTCGCCATTCACGTCACAACTCCGAATTAGAGGGCATCATAATTGATGGCAACAACGATGACAACAAATCGGTTGTGGAGAACATTTCCAAATTTATTAATAGCTCATCGCGTATGCGCCTAGGCGCTGGTGGTATACCTAACACAGGGCTAACGCGCGAGTTCCTAGCTAGTGTGAAGGAGAAGAAGCGTGTGCTGACACAGGGCACGGAGCTGTTCAATCAACGGCCGGATAAGGGCATACAATACTTGCAAGAACATGGCATATTGAGCGCGCAACTCGATCCCATGCAAGTGGCTTTGTTTTTGCGCGAAAATCCCGGACTAGATAAGAAAATGATTGGCGAGTACATatcgaagaagaagaatgtcGATTCGAAGATTCTCATAAATTTCGTTGACTCATTTGATTTCTCTGGCCTGAGAGTGGATCAAGCCTTGCGTTTGTATTTGGAAACGTTTCGTTTGCCGGGCGAAGCGCCGCTAATTTTCCTTGTGCTTGAACATTTCGCCGATCACTGGCACGTGAGTAACCTCTCTGGCTGGCCGCTGTGTTGCGCCAACACATTTTGTTGGTtgattttcattgaatttcTTTGCAGAAACAAAATAACGAACCATTTGCCAATAGCGATGCAGCTTTCAGTTTGGCCTATGCCATTATAATGTTGAATATGGATCAGCATAATTTGAATGCAAAGCGTCTAAATGTGCCTATGACACAGGAGGACTTCCTGAAGAACTTGCGAGGTTTGAATGGTGGAGTCAATTTCGATGAGGAGATGCTTTCGAGCGTTTTCAATGCGGTCAAGTGAGTATTGCAGcagtttactttatttattaaaacttaactGATGCATGTGAATCACACAGAAATGAAGAAATTATTATGCCAGCTGAGCAAACAGGTTTGGTGCGAGAGAATTACTTGTGGAAGGTGCTTTTGCGGCGCGGTTGTGGCTCAGACGGCTTATTTAAATACGTGCAAGACTCTGCGTACGATTTGGAGGTCTTCAATTTACTGTGGGGCGCTTCGTTAAGTGCACTAAGCTTTATGTTCGACAAGAGCAGTGAGAATGGCTATCAGCGTATACTGTGTGGTGAGTgcgtttatatacatatagctTGTTTGTTGAAAAAGTGTCACAGTAAAAAAAGAATTCATTTTTGAGATAAGTATAcagaagtaaattgaaaaaaaatttaagccggTTTTGTGAAATAAGACGTTATTCCATATACGGGCGTAGTCAAAAGAAAGTttacaccacatattgataagttttgactataaatttatttatttcgtaatttcaatttatttttaatatagttcatactacaacaagaatCAAAGCGAAGTTTTGTACTTTGtataaaatgagtaaaaattccgcaaaatttcatcaaaatttcaaactttttactcagaatttttagacaaatttcaGATATGCGGTTTTATAGATCATTTTAACAAAGTGTAAGTTTTCTtccataatataaaaaaatggggtaggcgttaaatggagaaaatgcatgaGACCGCGGCtggaaaaaattctcaaaagcaGTGCAATTTTTGACTTCCTTGAAATTTGCCCTTTaccataccaaaatttaatgaaagtcCATtctcatggcagccggttctacgttattgGAATGACTcgagtttttcccgaccaagggctgtcgCGCCAGTAATCtaaccctgtctagtgtaccgtaccccAGCTATAAAGTTGCACTCCCGAAATGTTTTCAGAAATTCtgagcaaaaattttgaaattttgatgaaattttgccgaattctaccaaattttgtacaaagtttgaaccTTTGCTTtatgtatatggtttttgttgtagtatgaactgtgtttttttaaaaaaagaatacttgaaattaaaaagtaaataataaatagttaaaacttaTCAATACATGGTCCACACTTTCTTTAGGCGTTGACTGTACCTTTAAAAATTCATCACTAATCTCGTTCGTGTCGTTTGCAGGCTTCGCCAAATGCGCTGGTATAGCTGCTCACTACAATTTGCATGCCAATTTCGATGCTCTCATTCTAACACTCTGTAAATTCACCACCCTTTCCAATCTGTCCCAGCCGGAGGCACCTACCGTGTCCAACAACGAACTCACACAATCTGTTAATTTCGGTTTCAATGCAAAGGCACAGGCCGCAATGCGCACTGTCTTCGCTCTGGTGCACGATTATGGCGATTGCTTGCGTGAAGGCTGGAAGCATATCCTAGAATTATTCCTGCAATTGTTCCGCTTGAAATTGCTACCAAAATCATTGATTGAGGTTGAGGATTTCTGTGAGGAAAGCGGAAAAACGCAATTAAAACTGGAGAAACCCAGTCAGAAGCAAGAGGCAGGTCTGTTCTCTAGTCTTTATTCGTATCTCTCTTCGGAGGGCCAACGTGAGCCCACCTACGAAGAACAAGAGTTCATAAAGATGGGAAAGAAATGCATAAAAGAGTGCCAATTGGATCAGATGATACAAGAATCGAAGTTTGTGCAGCTGGAGTCACTACAAGAGTTGCTTCGGAATATTTTAACGCTAATTAAACCGCCAACAGCGCATAAATTTGAAGAAGGTGTGCTCTATACCGAAGACGTGGTTGTTTTCTGGATGGAGTTACTGGTGAAAATTGTCATACAAAATCGCGATCGCATGGTGCATTTGTGGCCGGATGTGCGTGATCGCATCTATCTGCTGCTGATAGGTGCCACCACCTACGACTATGAATACCTGCTCAATCGCAGCACTGTGGCCATACTGAAGTTGGCCATATACTTGATGCGCAACGAGGAGCTGTGTCCCATTGTGCTTCAATCACTCAAGATGCTTCTAACGCTAAAATCGCCTGTTATCTTGCGTATTTCGCGCCAAATTTCTACCGGTGTTTATGAGCTGCTGAAGACTTCAGCACAAAATATACACTCCGAACAggattggcaaataattttcaCCATATTGGAATGCGTGGGTGCTGGCGCAGTGCCACCAGAAATTGTCGATACCTTTTTGCC is a genomic window of Anastrepha ludens isolate Willacy chromosome 6, idAnaLude1.1, whole genome shotgun sequence containing:
- the LOC128868877 gene encoding Golgi-specific brefeldin A-resistance guanine nucleotide exchange factor 1, whose amino-acid sequence is MTLPGNGIFVVREQMSTLMTAMRRGSRWNSSAYVDEEKDSLMKMFVNLKEILRSVEDLRLIEPNIFLAPFLEVIRTDETTGAVTSLALEAINEFLSSGLIDPTSPNLAVTVENVVDAVTHARFMGTDQSSDGVTLFCVVEVLHTLMRSPEGSVLSNEAVCEVMLSCFKICFEPRLNELLRRYAKKALKDMVWLLFMRLPQFSEDRNAANVLRKFQMIATAMDQSKTKQRKKPPKGGQASVAKSEIQRKLSATAAVDPQSPHLQVPHVKAAPLATTPATPAGNILDMQGKITHTPTTGQGTVDVEGPAEPAIYVEHCGENADGTEGGAQTQPLIVAEQQSIDGGAILATTGVDSEENVLQSNSGGSSEYINSVGVRFTQQNSLDGSEGVGSLLPYGLPCIQELFRFLILLCNPLDKQNTDTMIHMGLSLLTVAFKVGADNIGKYDTLLELVKDDLCRNLFALMNSERLTIFAADLQLCFLLFESLRGHLKFQLEAYLKKLSEIISSDSPKTPYEMRELALDNLLQLWRIPGFVSELYINYDCDLYCTDLLEGLVNLLSKYTLSATNALYSTHIISLETLTSIIESIEQNCVASKNISKDDTNSYAGVSSSSRHSRHNSELEGIIIDGNNDDNKSVVENISKFINSSSRMRLGAGGIPNTGLTREFLASVKEKKRVLTQGTELFNQRPDKGIQYLQEHGILSAQLDPMQVALFLRENPGLDKKMIGEYISKKKNVDSKILINFVDSFDFSGLRVDQALRLYLETFRLPGEAPLIFLVLEHFADHWHKQNNEPFANSDAAFSLAYAIIMLNMDQHNLNAKRLNVPMTQEDFLKNLRGLNGGVNFDEEMLSSVFNAVKNEEIIMPAEQTGLVRENYLWKVLLRRGCGSDGLFKYVQDSAYDLEVFNLLWGASLSALSFMFDKSSENGYQRILCGFAKCAGIAAHYNLHANFDALILTLCKFTTLSNLSQPEAPTVSNNELTQSVNFGFNAKAQAAMRTVFALVHDYGDCLREGWKHILELFLQLFRLKLLPKSLIEVEDFCEESGKTQLKLEKPSQKQEAGLFSSLYSYLSSEGQREPTYEEQEFIKMGKKCIKECQLDQMIQESKFVQLESLQELLRNILTLIKPPTAHKFEEGVLYTEDVVVFWMELLVKIVIQNRDRMVHLWPDVRDRIYLLLIGATTYDYEYLLNRSTVAILKLAIYLMRNEELCPIVLQSLKMLLTLKSPVILRISRQISTGVYELLKTSAQNIHSEQDWQIIFTILECVGAGAVPPEIVDTFLPQLPLELTGGANSEGTLSSEEDSGLPDRGYISDTEISVKSQQQAQQQKQQQQTHSNMNSPYPSSPTAENWILVNKDSDLSTQSRPQSPPAAATVPAPTSAAKPSPLIYNCKLDEHSPIALLKCWDSLAFIVRNVAHITPYNFESCVRCIRTFVECCRDGGIAQRRKFEAELASKSTTVAANVAAQRRRAAGKRTERDGQHKASAGGDYYGQDQRGGDAKEEDLRQRYETLSIQLIDLMYTLYTRTAQIFRWWAEEECAVPQCSALWAQGWCPLLQGIARLAMDRRREVRTYAISCLQQRALLVHDLQTLSGAEWASCFQQVLFPLLNELLPECASVAHLDIVLLEESRIRTATIMSKVFLHHLTPLIELGTAFNELWVDILDYIERFMKVGSDMLSEQMQEILKNMLLVMHSVRVFHNDDGTLQLPLWELTWRRIGEFLPNIKEELFHDEDNRAQVMSVTNATSPPPPPPAVPAESPNSPTEAQTYMHPLLLPPAPLVLPADAQSSNTLNGAVEVTYAQRPNSAELLSSAQRYNLGASSPRHSLAASPITTNPLLLLGDAPMLVRPVPTIVAKPIPDVSTAAGVMPIVSVATTSAPPPVVAAISSPASLPDLVHDTPQLAENTLVAGQKTDNQTKSALPTQTQWNPQPMAVKNSVQNNIYNSNSFSIELPETPPTVAGANAELTQGQHHEQQQYPDYTIAQEAAAQKQYSQLLLQQQQQQHHQQQQQQHTLCNQHLLEGHNSATTQTVDVQEKTQQQQQQQAVDPKAANNVPITTPHHFYASGQYLAMQTAKQQQQPNPAVIQNFSSSPSMQYPTLQQQSGETDIYQEYITNPYNLATPAGHSEMAHPPTMTNVFASPASYFNASVDPSSIPPGSEMLYGQP